The following coding sequences lie in one Macrobrachium nipponense isolate FS-2020 chromosome 45, ASM1510439v2, whole genome shotgun sequence genomic window:
- the LOC135214501 gene encoding uncharacterized protein LOC135214501: MASFRRDKHLNVSRQLANPGQVGETVFGGPTVYFEPSKDVRITREPREISDDPQSELSLFGDSGGFSGFSGFSVPGKDCSGITENLELPRERTEFGEGVVKSSGNPFLTRTVHFARKTPPSPSSILPKKNLELEERATFRHFQYSSGGKESSEVVDFSLRKERGLVSRSSEPKPNLVLRRFREGMGSDSRDKRSIRPMEEGSARLAYKLQRTLCRSSSSKSLRDRGVRSSGTGQLGQHHSVGLYQETRGNSLSFSVPYNKRAVVLGKRKESDASHKICERREEHQSRQAKQVKPSSPHRMDPSHSGVSSSVVPVGQSTYRPIRHLPIQKDRELLLLSGRPESDSGGRHAAGLVRPRCLRLSPLQNVRSGVKKICGIKRDETNSHCSLLAVSRLVHRGTGMDSGLPKISSTQERSSQTTPFREVPSKPPRSLSDCLSTIERLFRARGFSSKASKAIARARRSSTIRVYQSKWDVFRRWCKKNKLSSSDTSVTNIADFLIFLREESKLSVSTIKGYRSMLSAVFRNRGLRIAEDKDLHNLIRSFETSKTFSLRTPNWNLDVVLRFLSSSRFEPPLNASFRDLTRKCIFLLSLATAKRISEIHALDSRVGFKSDAAICSFQTLFLAKNENPSKPWPKSFEVKGLSNLVGEELERSLCPVRALKFYLKKKNELNGCKQSLWCAVRDPSRPMSKRH; encoded by the exons atggcttcatttagaagggataaacatctcaatgtatctcgacaattggctaatccgggccaagtcggagaaactgtgtttggaggacctacagtctactttgaacctagcaaagacgttaggattactcgtgaacctcgagaaatctcagatgatccccagtcagaacttagtctatttggggattcgggtggattctcggggttttcgggcttttccgtcccaggaaaggattgctcggggattacagaaaatctcgagcttcctagagaaagaacggagttcggtgagggagtggttaagtcttctgggaaccctttcctcactagaacagttcatttcgctaggaagactccaccttcgccctcttcaattcttcctaagaagaatttggagttggaagaacgggcaactttcagacactttcagtattcctctggaG gtaaagaatcatctgaagtggtggatttttcccttagaaaagaacgagggcttgtctctagaagttcggaacccaaacctaatcttgttctcagacgcttcagagaagggatggggagcgactctagggacaaaagaagtatcaggccaatggaggaaggatcagctagactggcatataaactccaaagaactttatgccgttcttctagctctaaaagccttcgagacagaggtgttaggtcaagtggtacaggtcaactcggacaacaccacagcgttggcctatatcaagaaacaagggggaactcactctctttctctgttccatataacaaaagagctgttgtattgggcaaaagaaaagaaagtgacgcTTCTCACAAGATttgtgaaaggagagaagaacatcagagcagacaggctaagcaggttaaaccaagttctccccacagaatggacccttcacattcaggtgtgtcaagctctgtggtccctgtggggcagtccacatatagacctattcgccacctacctatccagaaggatagagaacttttgctccttagtggaagacccgagagcgatagcggtggacgccatgctgctggactggtcaggcctagatgcctacgcctttccccccttcaaaatgttaggagtggtgttaagaaaatttgcggcatcaagagggacgagactaacagtcattgctcccttttggccgtctcaagattggttcacagaggtacaggaatggacagtggacttcccaagatctcttccacacaggagagatcttctcaaacaaccccatttcgagaggtaccatcaaaacctccacGCTCTCtgtctgactgcctttcgactatcgaaagacttttcagagcgagaggcttttcaagcaaagcttcaaaagcaattgctagagcccggagatcttcaactattcgggtctaccaatcaaaatgggatgtttttagaagatggtgtaagaagaataaactgtcctcttccgatacctctgtgaccaacatagctgatttcttgattttccttagggaagaatcaaaattatcagtttctaccattaaaggttatcgaagtatgctttctgccgtatttcgaaacagaggtttgagaattgcagaagataaagacctccacaatcttattagatcttttgaaacctctaaaaccTTTTCTCTTCgcactcctaactggaacctagatgtagttttgagatttctatcatctagtagatttgaacctcctctcaacgcgtcgtttagagatctaacgagaaaatgtattttcttgttgtcgttagcgactgcgaagagaattagtgaaatacacgctctagattctcgagtaggatttaagagtgatgcggcaatttgttctttccagactctgtttctggccaagaacgagaacccttcaaaaccctggccaaagagttttgaagttaaaggactttcaaatctagtaggagaggaattagaaagatctttatgtccggttagagctttgaagttctatttaaagaagaagaatgaactaaacggatgtaaacaaagcctgtggtgcgcagttcgggatcctagtagacccatgtcaaaaaggcattag